The bacterium DNA window GAAATTCCGGAACATTGGGGAATAAAAAAATTAAAATATGCAAATGTACTAATTATGGGACAATCACCTGATTCTACAAAGTGCAATCAAAGTCAAATTGGGATGCCATTCTTACAGGGCAATGCTGAATTTGGTTTAACATTTCCTGAAGAAAAAAATTGGTGCACCGAACCGAAAAAAATAGTAAAGGAAAATGATATACTTGTTTCTGTAAGAGCGCCCATTGGTGCTGTTAATATTGCAGATAAGAAATTTGGTATTGGACGTGGTTTATGCGCAATTCGTAGTAAATGTTATAAATATCATTATTATTTAAGTTTGAGTTTTAGAGAAGAATTAGAGAGGTTAGGCACAGGCTCTACTTTTAAAGCGGTTTCAACAGAACAAGTAGAAAATGTCTTCCTACCACTTCCACCCCCAGATGAACAAACCGCCATCGCCGACTACTTAGACCGCAAAACCGCTGAGATTGACGAGCTGATTGTCAAAAAAGAACAACTGCTTAAACTCTACGAAGAAGAAAAAACCGCCATCATCAATCAGGCGGTTACCAAAGGCATCAATCCCGATGTCAAGATGAAAGATTCCGGCATCGAGTGGCTGGGCGACCCTTCGACTGGGCTCAGGGCAGGAATTCCCGAGCATTGGGAAGTGAAGAAATTGAAGTGGATAATAAAAATTGGAAATGGCGAAGGAATAAAATCTGAAATGATTAAAGACTTT harbors:
- a CDS encoding restriction endonuclease subunit S, producing MQRYEKYKDSGIEWIGEIPEHWGIKKLKYANVLIMGQSPDSTKCNQSQIGMPFLQGNAEFGLTFPEEKNWCTEPKKIVKENDILVSVRAPIGAVNIADKKFGIGRGLCAIRSKCYKYHYYLSLSFREELERLGTGSTFKAVSTEQVENVFLPLPPPDEQTAIADYLDRKTAEIDELIVKKEQLLKLYEEEKTAIINQAVTKGINPDVKMKDSGIEWLGDPSTGLRAGIPEHWEVKKLKWIIKIGNGEGIKSEMIKDFGKYPVYGGNGILGYTEEFNNNDNVFVIGRVGAKCGNIRLVDGPKWISDNALVAYSTGNLEYLFYSIQNLNLNNLSNKNAQPLITSTMVKEQSIFLPPPKEQTAIVAHIEKETARIDAKVEKTKKLIELLKEFRTALISEAVTGKIKIIENG